In the genome of Polaribacter atrinae, one region contains:
- the gap gene encoding type I glyceraldehyde-3-phosphate dehydrogenase — MIKIGINGFGRIGRLAFRSTVNRKDVQVVGINDLLDVDYLAYMLKYDSVHGAFDGTVDVKDGKLIVNGNEIRITAERNPADLKWDEIGAEYVIESTGFFLTAETAGKHLEAGAKKVVLSAPSKDDTPMFVMGVNNTELKADQKIFSNASCTTNCLSPIAKVLNDNWGISEGLMTTVHAATATQKTVDGPSMKDWRGGRSAIGNVIPSSTGAAKAVGKVIPALNGKLTGMAFRVPTMDVSVVDLTVKLEKPATYAEICAAMKAASESDAMKGVLGYTEDMVVSQDFVGDTRTSIFDAKAGIALNDNFVKVVSWYDNEMGYSTKIVDLIEYAASL, encoded by the coding sequence ATGATTAAAATAGGAATTAACGGATTTGGAAGAATTGGTAGATTAGCATTCAGATCTACTGTAAATAGAAAAGACGTACAGGTAGTAGGAATTAATGATTTATTAGATGTAGATTATTTAGCTTACATGTTAAAATACGATTCAGTTCACGGTGCATTTGATGGTACTGTTGATGTTAAAGATGGTAAATTAATTGTAAACGGAAACGAAATTAGAATTACAGCAGAAAGAAACCCAGCAGATTTAAAATGGGATGAAATTGGAGCTGAATATGTTATAGAATCTACAGGTTTTTTCTTAACAGCAGAAACTGCAGGAAAACACTTAGAAGCAGGTGCTAAAAAAGTAGTATTATCTGCACCTTCTAAAGATGATACACCAATGTTTGTAATGGGTGTTAACAATACAGAATTAAAAGCAGATCAAAAGATTTTTTCTAACGCATCTTGTACTACAAACTGTTTATCTCCTATTGCTAAAGTATTAAACGATAACTGGGGTATCTCAGAAGGTTTAATGACAACTGTACATGCTGCAACAGCTACTCAAAAAACTGTTGATGGTCCTTCTATGAAAGACTGGAGAGGTGGACGTTCTGCAATTGGTAACGTAATTCCTTCTTCAACTGGAGCTGCAAAAGCTGTTGGAAAAGTAATTCCTGCATTAAACGGAAAATTAACTGGTATGGCTTTTAGAGTTCCTACTATGGATGTTTCTGTTGTAGATTTAACTGTAAAATTAGAAAAGCCAGCAACATATGCAGAAATTTGTGCTGCAATGAAAGCTGCTTCAGAAAGTGATGCAATGAAAGGTGTTTTAGGATACACTGAAGATATGGTAGTTTCTCAAGACTTTGTTGGAGATACTCGTACTTCTATCTTTGATGCTAAAGCAGGTATCGCTTTAAACGATAACTTTGTAAAAGTTGTTTCTTGGTATGATAACGAAATGGGTTATTCAACTAAGATTGTAGACTTAATCGAATATGCAGCTTCTTTATAA
- a CDS encoding methylglyoxal synthase, translated as MEIAIIAHDGKKAEMVQFLNEHKEVLLTKNIKLVSTGTTGSKAEKAGFVVTKFLSGPIGGDAQIAARVAEGKCNMVLFFRDPHAKHPHEPDIIMLLRICDVHNVPLATNPASADLLMKAIAI; from the coding sequence ATGGAAATAGCAATTATTGCACACGATGGCAAAAAAGCAGAAATGGTTCAGTTTTTAAATGAACATAAAGAGGTTTTGCTTACAAAAAATATAAAGTTAGTTTCTACAGGAACTACAGGTTCTAAAGCAGAAAAAGCGGGTTTTGTAGTTACAAAATTCTTATCAGGTCCTATTGGAGGAGATGCGCAAATTGCAGCAAGAGTTGCAGAAGGCAAATGCAATATGGTCTTGTTTTTTAGAGATCCTCATGCAAAACACCCTCACGAACCAGATATTATAATGCTGTTAAGAATTTGTGATGTACACAATGTTCCGTTAGCAACAAATCCTGCTTCTGCAGATTTACTAATGAAAGCAATTGCTATTTAA
- a CDS encoding translocation/assembly module TamB domain-containing protein has protein sequence MLFLLFIFILISIPAIQTKLGTYATQRLNEDFNTNISIEKIDLSFLGNIQLKGVDIKDHHQDTLIYVKQLTSSILNAKNFLDNKVNLGSISLEGAYVYMKTYKGEKDDSMAVFIDNFDDGSPKDSLSTPFILKSDNVYVSDLNYKLINENSNNPILFSASNGGGNLQDLLVYGPDFSSKIRGLFFVDNRGLEITSLTTDFSYSRKAMHFVKTTLQTRESEIKGTIAFNYKREDLIDFNNKVDITAAFTESTISIPDLKKYYNELYGSDVVTFTGDFKGKLNNFSLNNLWLTSKKGIKVIGDLSFVNAVNFEKGFVFNGNLRDLTATYYDLKSVLPNVLGKTLPSEFAKFGRFTLKGKVHVTPKEIKANLDLNSEIGNVISDLEISNIDAIDYAAYSGKIELNKFNIGELFNDPLFGEVSLKGDVKGSGFKLDNINTSFIGTVAALNFKNYTYKKIEANGQYQNNKFDGDLKIDDVNFKMNFNGLADLSTDINKFDFKSNIEYLNLKETNLFTRDSIAVLKGNIELDVEGNTFDDITGKATFTNILYTNQKEEFNFKEFNVVSSLKDSIKTIELVSKDIAEGYLSGKFSFSELLPVAQNALGSVYTNYKPFAVAPNQFLDFNFTIYNQIVTVFFPDISIDNNTKVKGKIKADKNQLRLTFSSPKIEAYGNEVKDVLLRTDNQNPLYNSHLTASEVNTKYYNVSKLNLLSLNQNDTLYFKSEFEGGIKKNEDFNLDFFYTFNPEGKSVVGFQKSSFIFKENTWGINPDVSSKNKVTFNIKENDFNFSQFKFTSGEQKIEFSGTLKGDSEKVLLADFTKVKLQSFLPKIDSLALKGVLSGHVDFVQNKGVYNPEALLSIADFQVNNFKQGDLSLNVKGDNSYKKYKVDLSINNEKVKSIAATGSLDFSEKRPLIDLDVYLEEFGLDAFSPLGQDVLSSIRGTANGDFSLRGFLGNPEMEGTLTLKDAGLKFPYLNVDYDFEGESIISLQEQSFIFEGVSLIDTKHKSRGRLIGDITHLNFKKWFLNIEIESNNLLVLDTKNTDEALYYGTAFIDGTANITGLTDQLTIDINAKTMSGTAFVVPLKDIETVDSYNLIHFKTKETGIKEKQKEIALEAIKGLSLNIDLDVTSDATAQVVIDEVNGSQLTGTGKGNLRIEINTRGKFNMFGDYTIDSGVYDFKYGGIVNKPFLIQKGGTVSWNGNPYEANLDVTAIYKAKANPGVLLQNFNSNRKIEVDLVTKITGGLFSSKQDLDIQLTNVDPSIASELEFILNDNNVNEKTTQFISLLAFGTFANPDRADFNASETFSNTASSAVSAAFSSLLNNPDGKFQLGVDYQQGNSGNDIGNVYTDNQVDVSVSTQLGDKVVINGKVGVPVGTQTQSSVVGEVKVEILLNEEGNFRGVIFNRQNEIQYSTEEEGYTQGVGLSYQVNFNTLSGLLRKIKGKKRVDKAKKALIKRDSIFRFKDNLINFEGN, from the coding sequence GTGCTCTTTTTACTGTTCATTTTTATTTTAATTTCTATACCTGCTATACAAACAAAATTAGGTACTTATGCTACTCAAAGACTTAATGAAGATTTTAATACGAATATATCTATAGAAAAAATAGATTTATCTTTTTTAGGTAACATTCAATTAAAAGGAGTCGATATTAAAGACCATCATCAAGATACTTTAATCTATGTTAAACAGTTAACGAGTTCTATTTTAAATGCCAAGAACTTTTTAGATAACAAAGTAAACCTAGGGAGTATTTCTTTGGAAGGTGCTTATGTTTATATGAAAACCTATAAAGGAGAAAAAGATGACTCTATGGCTGTTTTTATAGATAATTTTGATGATGGTTCTCCAAAAGATTCGCTCTCTACACCTTTTATCTTAAAATCTGATAACGTATATGTAAGTGATTTAAATTATAAATTGATCAACGAAAACAGTAACAATCCTATTTTATTTTCAGCAAGTAATGGAGGAGGTAATTTACAAGATTTATTAGTCTATGGACCCGATTTTTCATCGAAAATAAGAGGGCTTTTCTTTGTTGATAATAGAGGATTAGAGATTACTAGCTTAACAACAGATTTTTCATACTCTAGAAAGGCAATGCATTTTGTAAAAACAACATTGCAAACTAGAGAGTCAGAAATTAAAGGTACAATAGCTTTTAATTACAAGAGAGAAGATTTAATAGATTTTAATAATAAAGTAGATATTACAGCAGCTTTTACAGAGAGTACTATTTCTATTCCAGATTTAAAGAAATACTACAATGAATTATATGGAAGTGATGTAGTTACTTTTACAGGAGATTTTAAAGGAAAGTTAAATAATTTTTCTTTAAACAATCTTTGGTTAACTTCTAAAAAAGGGATTAAAGTAATTGGAGATTTAAGTTTTGTAAACGCAGTTAATTTTGAAAAAGGATTTGTTTTTAATGGTAATTTAAGAGATTTAACAGCAACTTATTATGACCTAAAAAGTGTTTTGCCAAATGTTTTAGGGAAAACATTGCCCTCTGAATTTGCTAAATTTGGTAGATTTACTCTAAAAGGGAAAGTACATGTTACCCCTAAAGAAATCAAAGCCAATTTAGATTTAAATTCAGAAATAGGGAATGTTATATCAGATTTAGAAATTTCTAATATAGACGCTATTGATTATGCCGCTTATAGCGGAAAGATTGAATTGAACAAGTTTAATATTGGCGAATTATTCAACGACCCTTTATTTGGGGAAGTGTCTTTAAAAGGAGATGTAAAAGGGAGTGGTTTTAAGCTAGATAATATTAATACTTCTTTTATAGGAACTGTTGCAGCTCTTAATTTTAAAAATTATACTTATAAAAAAATTGAAGCAAATGGTCAATATCAAAATAACAAATTTGATGGAGATTTAAAGATAGATGATGTCAATTTTAAAATGAATTTTAATGGGTTGGCAGACTTATCTACAGATATAAATAAATTCGATTTTAAATCAAATATTGAATATCTAAACTTAAAAGAAACAAATCTTTTTACAAGAGATAGTATTGCTGTTTTAAAAGGGAATATTGAGTTAGATGTAGAGGGAAACACGTTTGATGATATCACTGGAAAAGCAACTTTTACAAATATTTTATACACAAACCAAAAAGAAGAATTTAATTTTAAAGAATTTAATGTAGTATCGTCTTTAAAGGATAGTATTAAAACAATAGAGCTGGTTTCTAAAGATATTGCAGAAGGTTATTTGTCTGGTAAATTTTCTTTTTCAGAATTGTTACCCGTTGCCCAAAATGCGTTAGGTAGTGTTTATACAAACTATAAACCGTTTGCTGTTGCACCTAATCAATTTTTAGATTTTAATTTTACCATCTATAATCAAATTGTTACGGTATTTTTTCCTGATATTTCTATTGATAATAATACCAAGGTAAAAGGTAAAATAAAGGCAGATAAAAACCAACTAAGGTTAACGTTTTCTTCACCAAAAATAGAAGCTTATGGTAATGAGGTAAAAGATGTTTTATTAAGAACAGATAATCAAAATCCGCTTTATAATTCGCATTTAACGGCATCCGAAGTAAATACAAAATATTATAATGTTTCTAAATTAAACTTATTGAGTTTAAATCAGAATGATACTTTGTATTTTAAATCAGAATTTGAAGGAGGAATTAAAAAGAACGAAGATTTTAACCTCGATTTTTTCTACACCTTTAATCCTGAAGGGAAATCTGTAGTTGGTTTCCAAAAGTCATCCTTTATATTTAAAGAGAACACTTGGGGAATTAATCCAGATGTTTCAAGTAAAAATAAAGTTACTTTCAATATTAAAGAAAATGATTTTAATTTTAGTCAGTTTAAATTTACCTCTGGCGAGCAGAAAATAGAGTTTTCAGGTACTTTAAAAGGAGATTCAGAGAAAGTGCTTTTAGCCGATTTTACAAAAGTTAAATTACAGAGTTTTTTACCCAAAATAGATAGCCTTGCATTAAAAGGAGTATTGTCTGGTCATGTAGATTTTGTACAAAATAAAGGTGTTTATAATCCGGAAGCATTACTTTCTATTGCAGATTTTCAGGTTAATAATTTTAAACAAGGAGATTTATCTCTAAATGTAAAAGGAGATAATTCTTACAAAAAGTATAAGGTTGATTTATCTATAAATAATGAAAAAGTAAAAAGCATTGCAGCTACAGGTTCTTTAGATTTTTCAGAAAAAAGACCTTTAATAGATTTAGATGTCTACTTAGAAGAATTTGGTTTAGATGCTTTTAGTCCGCTTGGTCAAGATGTTTTATCCTCTATAAGAGGTACAGCAAATGGAGATTTTTCTTTAAGAGGTTTTTTAGGAAATCCTGAGATGGAAGGTACTTTAACGCTTAAAGATGCAGGTTTAAAGTTTCCATATTTAAATGTAGATTATGATTTTGAAGGAGAATCTATAATCAGTTTGCAAGAACAGTCGTTTATTTTTGAAGGAGTATCATTGATAGATACCAAACATAAAAGTAGAGGGAGGCTTATTGGAGATATTACTCACTTAAATTTTAAAAAGTGGTTTTTAAATATAGAAATAGAGAGTAATAATTTATTGGTTTTAGATACCAAAAATACAGATGAAGCATTGTATTATGGTACTGCTTTTATAGATGGTACAGCTAATATTACAGGGTTAACAGACCAATTGACCATAGATATTAATGCTAAAACAATGTCTGGCACTGCATTTGTGGTTCCTTTAAAAGATATAGAAACAGTAGATAGTTATAATTTAATTCATTTTAAAACGAAAGAAACTGGGATTAAGGAAAAGCAAAAAGAAATTGCCTTAGAAGCTATTAAAGGATTGTCTTTAAATATAGATTTAGATGTAACAAGTGATGCAACAGCGCAAGTAGTTATAGATGAGGTAAACGGAAGTCAGTTAACCGGTACAGGTAAAGGAAACCTTAGAATTGAGATAAATACACGAGGTAAATTTAACATGTTTGGGGACTATACGATAGACAGCGGAGTGTATGATTTTAAATACGGAGGTATTGTAAATAAGCCATTTTTAATACAAAAAGGAGGTACCGTTTCTTGGAATGGAAATCCGTATGAAGCCAATTTAGATGTAACGGCAATTTATAAAGCAAAAGCAAATCCAGGAGTTTTATTGCAAAATTTTAATTCTAATAGAAAGATTGAGGTAGATTTAGTAACTAAAATTACAGGAGGTTTGTTTAGTTCTAAACAAGATTTAGACATTCAATTAACAAATGTAGACCCATCAATAGCCAGTGAATTAGAGTTTATTTTAAATGATAATAATGTAAACGAGAAAACAACACAATTTATATCATTACTTGCATTTGGTACTTTTGCAAACCCAGATAGAGCAGATTTTAATGCGAGTGAAACCTTTTCTAATACAGCCTCTAGTGCAGTGTCTGCAGCTTTTTCTAGTTTATTAAATAATCCTGACGGTAAATTTCAATTAGGGGTAGATTATCAACAAGGAAATAGCGGTAATGATATTGGAAACGTATATACAGATAATCAAGTAGATGTTTCTGTAAGCACCCAGTTAGGTGATAAAGTTGTTATTAATGGAAAAGTAGGAGTGCCTGTTGGTACACAAACTCAATCTAGTGTTGTTGGTGAGGTAAAAGTTGAAATATTACTAAATGAAGAAGGAAATTTTAGAGGTGTTATTTTTAATAGACAAAATGAAATACAATACTCTACAGAAGAAGAAGGCTACACACAAGGAGTAGGACTCTCTTATCAAGTTAATTTTAATACACTTTCTGGCTTGTTAAGAAAAATTAAAGGAAAGAAAAGAGTAGATAAAGCAAAAAAAGCTTTGATAAAAAGAGATTCCATATTTAGATTTAAAGATAATTTAATAAATTTTGAAGGAAACTAA
- the pfkA gene encoding 6-phosphofructokinase has translation MKKIKKIAVMTSGGDAPGMNAAIRAVVRSCAYYSLGCVGIYRGYEGLIEDDLVELNARSVHNIINKGGTILKSARSKGFRTKEGRQKAYENLIEREVDALVVIGGDGSFTGAVLFNEEFGFPVVGIPGTIDNDIFGTSHTLGYDTALNTAVEAIDKIRDTASSHNRLFFVEVMGRDAGFIALNAGVGAGAEEILIPEEDLGLDRLLESLERSRRAGKSSSIVVVAEGDKSGKNVYELAKYVEENLPQYDVRVSILGHMQRGGSPSCFDRVLASRLGVKAVELLLDGKTNLMVGLQDNKVISTDIKVAIAGGHSINHELLRISDIITT, from the coding sequence ATGAAGAAAATCAAAAAAATAGCAGTTATGACTTCTGGAGGAGATGCTCCAGGAATGAACGCCGCAATTAGAGCAGTAGTTAGGTCTTGTGCCTATTATAGTTTAGGTTGTGTAGGTATATATAGAGGGTATGAAGGTTTAATCGAAGATGATCTTGTAGAACTAAATGCAAGAAGCGTTCATAATATTATTAACAAAGGTGGAACAATCTTAAAATCTGCAAGGTCTAAAGGATTTAGAACTAAAGAAGGTAGACAGAAAGCTTACGAAAACTTAATAGAACGTGAGGTAGATGCATTGGTTGTAATTGGTGGAGATGGTTCGTTTACCGGAGCAGTATTGTTTAATGAAGAATTTGGTTTCCCTGTAGTAGGAATTCCAGGTACTATTGATAATGATATCTTTGGAACATCCCATACACTAGGTTACGACACCGCTTTAAATACAGCAGTAGAAGCAATAGATAAGATTAGAGATACAGCATCTTCACATAACAGACTTTTCTTTGTTGAGGTTATGGGACGTGATGCAGGTTTTATCGCTTTAAATGCAGGAGTAGGAGCTGGAGCAGAAGAAATCTTGATTCCTGAAGAAGATTTAGGTTTAGACAGATTATTAGAATCTTTAGAAAGAAGTAGAAGAGCAGGAAAATCATCTAGTATTGTAGTCGTTGCAGAAGGAGATAAATCTGGTAAAAACGTTTACGAATTAGCAAAATATGTAGAGGAGAATTTACCTCAATATGATGTTAGAGTTAGTATTCTTGGTCACATGCAAAGAGGTGGTTCACCTTCTTGTTTTGATAGAGTTTTAGCAAGTAGACTAGGTGTAAAAGCAGTAGAGTTATTATTAGATGGTAAAACCAATTTAATGGTTGGTTTACAAGATAATAAAGTAATTAGTACAGATATTAAAGTAGCAATTGCAGGTGGTCATTCTATAAACCACGAGTTGCTTAGAATTTCTGATATTATAACAACATAA
- a CDS encoding ATP-binding response regulator, translating to MIPAKIDDVFIQLTTDYSGVITNIIAGKFAKSSFIPKESIYDSCPFLEGTLDALPLNEPFLLEGMIIFSEEDEYNIDLELFKNDVSISVLIHNRSSVYKYVSELNQNRNDIFFIKRELAEKNIELDKLRKIADKANEEKSRFLAMMSHEIRNPLNSILGYSEMISSEKLNKKVAVYIKNLSSAGKNLKVIVDDILDLSRIEAGKLVLVHEEISILEIIKNCKNDFQHIHTNKNVDLVFSTSEKLPEIVLGDVVRIQQILSNLIGNAIKFTNKGKVVTSAKITVETESKVVLIFEVTDSGRGMNASQCLKVFEEYQQNELNDQYVHGGAGLGLAIVKRLVKAMNGSISVKSELNKGTSFFVEIPFEKRIKFKKSPVTPIVAKNKNIPLKGINILVADDDIMNQTIVAHILKKEKVNLTIVSDGLEALSKIEKEVFDVVLLDINMPNMTGEELMRKKAIIAKVNDKTPFLALTANTTTEDIERYSNLGFSGVISKPYTIVDFIDKIRNVLINQHLPNNRTL from the coding sequence TTGATACCTGCAAAAATAGATGATGTTTTTATACAATTGACTACTGATTATTCGGGAGTTATTACAAACATTATTGCTGGTAAATTTGCCAAATCTTCATTTATACCTAAAGAATCTATCTACGATTCTTGTCCTTTTTTAGAAGGTACTTTAGATGCTTTACCTTTAAATGAGCCTTTTCTTTTAGAAGGGATGATTATTTTTTCTGAAGAAGATGAATACAACATAGATTTAGAACTTTTTAAAAACGATGTTTCCATTAGTGTTTTAATACATAATAGAAGCAGTGTTTACAAATATGTAAGTGAGCTAAATCAAAATAGAAATGATATTTTTTTCATAAAAAGAGAACTTGCAGAAAAAAACATTGAATTAGATAAATTACGAAAAATTGCAGACAAAGCGAATGAAGAAAAGTCTCGTTTTTTAGCAATGATGAGTCATGAAATTAGAAACCCATTGAATTCGATTCTTGGATATTCAGAAATGATTTCATCAGAAAAATTGAATAAAAAAGTAGCTGTATACATTAAAAACTTATCATCTGCAGGGAAGAATTTAAAAGTTATTGTAGATGATATTTTAGATTTGTCGCGTATTGAAGCTGGTAAATTAGTTTTAGTTCATGAAGAAATTTCTATTCTAGAAATTATTAAGAATTGCAAAAACGATTTTCAGCATATCCATACAAATAAAAATGTGGATCTTGTTTTTTCAACTTCAGAAAAATTACCAGAAATTGTTTTAGGTGATGTAGTAAGAATTCAACAAATACTATCAAATTTAATTGGTAATGCAATTAAGTTTACTAATAAAGGAAAAGTTGTAACAAGTGCAAAAATAACTGTTGAAACAGAAAGTAAGGTTGTTTTAATTTTTGAAGTTACAGATTCTGGTAGAGGAATGAATGCTTCTCAGTGTTTAAAAGTCTTTGAAGAGTATCAGCAAAATGAATTAAATGACCAATATGTACATGGTGGTGCAGGTTTGGGGTTAGCTATTGTAAAACGTTTGGTAAAAGCCATGAACGGTAGTATTTCTGTAAAAAGTGAATTGAATAAAGGGACTTCTTTTTTTGTGGAAATTCCTTTTGAAAAAAGAATAAAATTTAAAAAGAGTCCGGTAACACCAATAGTCGCTAAAAATAAAAATATACCTTTAAAAGGTATAAATATTTTAGTTGCTGATGATGATATCATGAATCAAACAATAGTTGCGCATATTTTAAAAAAAGAAAAAGTAAATTTAACCATTGTAAGTGATGGTTTAGAGGCACTTTCTAAGATTGAAAAAGAAGTTTTTGATGTTGTTTTATTAGATATTAACATGCCTAATATGACAGGTGAAGAATTGATGCGAAAGAAAGCTATTATTGCTAAGGTCAATGATAAAACTCCTTTTTTAGCATTAACCGCCAATACCACTACAGAAGATATAGAAAGATATTCTAACCTAGGTTTTTCTGGAGTTATTTCTAAACCTTATACGATTGTTGATTTTATTGATAAAATTAGAAATGTTCTTATCAATCAACATTTACCAAACAATAGAACTCTTTAA
- the tsaD gene encoding tRNA (adenosine(37)-N6)-threonylcarbamoyltransferase complex transferase subunit TsaD gives MKKQVYILGIESSCDDTSASVICNAKVLSNVVANQEIHSKYGGVVPELASRAHQQNIVPVVQQAIEQANITKEDLSAIAFTRGPGLMGSLLVGTSFAKSLALGLQIPLIDVNHMQAHILSHFIEEENSKTPPFPFICLTISGGHTQIVKVSNYFEMEVLGETIDDAVGEAFDKSAKILGLPYPGGPLIDKHAKLGNPKAFQFTKPKVGDLDFSFSGLKTGILYFIQKQVRINPNFIEENLDDICASIQYTIVEILMDKLKNAVKQTGIKHIAIAGGVSANSEIRNRLQLAEKHFGWTTYVPKFEYTTDNAAMIAITGYLKYLNNNYSDVSVTAKARLKVTENS, from the coding sequence ATGAAAAAACAGGTTTATATATTAGGGATAGAATCTTCTTGTGACGATACAAGTGCCTCAGTAATTTGTAACGCAAAAGTGCTGAGTAATGTTGTTGCTAACCAAGAAATACATTCTAAATATGGTGGTGTAGTTCCAGAACTAGCGTCTAGAGCACATCAACAAAACATTGTTCCTGTAGTACAACAAGCTATAGAGCAAGCAAATATAACTAAAGAAGATCTATCTGCAATTGCATTTACACGCGGTCCTGGTTTAATGGGATCTTTATTGGTAGGCACTTCTTTTGCCAAATCTTTGGCCCTTGGGTTGCAAATACCTCTAATAGATGTAAACCACATGCAAGCTCATATTTTATCTCATTTTATTGAAGAAGAAAATAGCAAAACTCCTCCTTTTCCTTTCATCTGTTTAACCATTAGTGGTGGACATACACAAATTGTTAAAGTGAGCAATTATTTTGAAATGGAAGTTTTAGGTGAAACTATTGATGATGCCGTTGGTGAAGCTTTTGATAAATCTGCAAAAATTTTAGGTCTTCCCTATCCCGGTGGTCCTTTAATAGACAAACACGCAAAACTAGGAAATCCAAAAGCTTTTCAGTTTACAAAACCAAAAGTGGGTGATTTAGATTTTAGTTTTAGCGGTTTAAAAACAGGAATTTTATATTTTATTCAGAAACAAGTTAGAATAAACCCTAATTTTATTGAAGAAAATTTAGACGACATTTGTGCTTCCATACAATATACAATTGTAGAAATTTTAATGGATAAATTAAAAAATGCGGTAAAACAAACAGGTATTAAACATATTGCTATTGCTGGTGGAGTTTCTGCAAATTCAGAAATTAGAAACCGCTTACAATTAGCAGAAAAACATTTTGGATGGACTACCTACGTACCTAAATTTGAATATACTACTGATAATGCTGCAATGATTGCCATTACTGGATATTTAAAATACTTAAACAACAATTACTCTGATGTTTCTGTAACAGCAAAAGCGCGTTTAAAAGTTACAGAAAACTCTTAG
- a CDS encoding LTA synthase family protein, with the protein MIVILSLLLIIDASLYQSWGTRLDASLLKYLNTPEIMIASVSTFQKVSGTLFWLITSFVFIKWFNRIISKKITKVEKGFWLQAVLFFLITAALIIPVRGGLQTIPVNQSNVYFSNKMFANHSSINYAWNFSNALTHKPNGKNPYKFFDTEIAKSTINKRRSQLLKADTDSILNTTKPNVIFIIWESLTAKVVGSLGGEPNVTENLNKLSKEGILFTNFYANGDRTDKGIPAILSGYYPQPSQSVMKMPNKTRNLPMLPKKMMDLGYNTSFYYGGDLNFGNMNTYLRNSGITEFVDGNDFDVKDWNSKWGAHDHVFMKRLADDLSKKQNEPFFKIALTLTSHEPYEFPDTYEFGKDTEENKFRSAHAYTDKTIGKFIQFAKQQPWYNNTLIVIIADHGHRTPEHKGAFNAPIKFQIPMLWLGGALNKKGIEIDNIASQIDLSYTLLDLLKGDNSEFKFSKNIFNTSDKQYAHYIFNKGFGTLSKNGLYLFDHVSKKPILEEGTEALELDSLGKSISQDAFQDFLDRD; encoded by the coding sequence ATGATTGTAATTTTAAGTTTATTACTAATTATTGATGCAAGCCTATATCAATCTTGGGGAACGCGTTTAGACGCCTCTTTGTTAAAGTATTTAAATACTCCAGAAATTATGATTGCTTCTGTTTCTACTTTCCAAAAGGTAAGCGGAACTCTTTTTTGGCTGATTACTTCTTTCGTCTTTATAAAATGGTTCAACAGAATTATATCAAAAAAAATAACCAAAGTAGAAAAAGGTTTCTGGTTACAAGCTGTTCTTTTTTTCTTAATAACAGCAGCCTTAATTATACCTGTACGAGGCGGTTTACAAACCATACCTGTTAACCAAAGTAATGTTTATTTTTCTAATAAAATGTTTGCAAACCATTCATCTATAAATTATGCTTGGAACTTTTCTAACGCACTTACACACAAACCTAACGGTAAAAATCCTTATAAATTTTTTGATACTGAAATAGCAAAAAGCACCATTAACAAAAGAAGGTCTCAACTTTTAAAAGCAGATACCGATAGTATTTTAAATACTACAAAACCCAATGTAATCTTTATTATATGGGAAAGTTTAACTGCAAAAGTAGTAGGTTCTTTAGGAGGTGAACCTAACGTAACAGAAAACCTAAACAAACTCTCTAAAGAAGGAATTTTATTTACCAACTTTTATGCTAACGGAGACAGAACAGACAAAGGGATTCCTGCTATTTTAAGTGGATACTACCCACAACCATCGCAGAGCGTTATGAAAATGCCAAATAAAACTAGAAACCTACCAATGTTACCTAAAAAAATGATGGATTTAGGCTACAATACTTCTTTTTATTATGGCGGTGATTTAAACTTTGGAAACATGAATACCTATTTACGAAATTCAGGCATTACTGAATTTGTAGATGGAAACGATTTTGATGTAAAAGATTGGAATTCTAAATGGGGAGCGCACGATCACGTATTTATGAAACGTTTAGCAGACGACTTGTCTAAAAAACAAAACGAACCATTTTTTAAAATCGCTTTAACACTTACAAGTCACGAGCCTTACGAGTTTCCTGATACTTATGAATTTGGTAAAGACACCGAAGAAAATAAATTTAGAAGTGCACATGCTTACACAGATAAAACAATTGGAAAATTTATTCAATTTGCAAAACAGCAACCTTGGTACAACAACACCCTAATCGTTATTATTGCAGATCATGGCCACCGTACTCCTGAACACAAAGGTGCTTTTAATGCTCCAATAAAGTTTCAAATACCTATGTTATGGTTAGGTGGTGCTTTAAATAAAAAAGGAATTGAAATAGATAATATTGCCAGTCAAATAGACTTATCTTACACCTTACTAGATTTATTAAAAGGCGATAATTCTGAATTTAAATTTAGTAAAAACATCTTTAATACTTCCGATAAACAATACGCACATTATATCTTTAACAAAGGATTTGGTACACTTAGTAAAAACGGACTGTATCTATTTGATCATGTTAGTAAAAAACCAATTTTAGAAGAAGGTACAGAAGCTCTAGAATTAGACTCTTTAGGAAAATCAATTTCTCAAGATGCTTTTCAAGATTTTCTAGATAGAGATTAA